From the genome of Primulina eburnea isolate SZY01 chromosome 12, ASM2296580v1, whole genome shotgun sequence, one region includes:
- the LOC140807046 gene encoding endoplasmin homolog, whose product MRKWAIPSVLFLLCLLFLLPDQGRKLHANAEVDVDAPVDPPKVEDKIGAVPHGLSTDSDVVKRESESISRKTLRAHAEKFQFQAEVSRLMDIIINSLYSNKDIFLRELISNASDALDKIRFLSLTDKEILGEGDDTKLEIQITLDKEKKILSIRDRGIGMTKEDLIKNLGTIAKSGTSAFVEKMQTSGDLNLIGQFGVGFYSVYLVADYVEVISKHNEDKQHVWESKADGAFAISEDVWNEPLGRGTEIRLHLRDESQEYLDENKLKELVKRYSEFINFPIQLWASKEVDEEVPVEDDESSDEEETSESKSSEGEGEEDDAEKEEDEKKPKMKKVKKTTHEWELLNDMKAVWLRNPKEVTDEEYQKFYHSLAKDFSDEKPLAWSHFNAEGDVEFKAVLFVPPKAPQDLYESYYNSKISNLKLYVRRVFISDEFDDLLPKYLNFLKGLVDSDTLPLNVSREMLQQHSSLKTIKKKLIRKALDMIRKLADEDPDESNDKEKKDVEESDDDNEKKGQYSKFWNEFGKSIKLGIIEDATNRNRLAKLLRFETTKSDGKLTSLDQYISRMKSGQKDIFYITGTSKEQLEKSPFLERLTKKNYEVIFFTDPVDEYLMQYLMDYEDKKFQNVSKEGLKIGKDSKDKELKESFKDLTKWWKGALVSENVDDVKISNRLADSPCVVVTSKYGWSSNMERIMQSQTLSDANKQAYMRGKRVLEINPRHPIIKELRERVVKDPEDESVKQTAQLMYQTALMESGFILNDPKDFAGRIYSSVKNSLNISPDAIVEEEDDVEETETESIGKETESPSQTEEEELESDVKDEL is encoded by the exons ATGAGGAAGTGGGCGATCCCTTCCGTTCTCTTCTTGTTATGTCTTCTGTTTCTTCTTCCGGATCAAG GTAGGAAATTACATGCAAATGCAGAAGTCGATGTGGATGCTCCTGTTGATCCACCAAAAGTGGAAGATAAGATTGGAGCTGTTCCCCACGGATTATCTACAGATTCTGATGTTGTTAAGAG AGAATCTGAGTCCATATCAAGAAAAACTCTTCGTGCCCATGCGGAGAAGTTTCAATTCCAGGCTGAAGTTTCACGACTTATGGACATCATCATCAACTCACTTTACAGCAATAAAGATATTTTCTTGAGAGAATTGATCTCGAATGCTTCTGAT GCACTGGACAAGATTAGATTCCTGTCACTCACTGACAAAGAAATTTTGGGTGAAGGTGATGATACGAAGCTCGAGATTCAG ATTACATTggataaagaaaagaaaatactTTCAATACGGGACAGAGGTATTGGAATGACAAAGGAGGATTTGATCAAGAATTTGGGAACCATTGCTAAATCTGGAACTTCAG CATTTGTGGAAAAAATGCAAACAAGTGGAGATCTTAACCTTATTGGGCAATTTGGTGTTGGATTCTACTCTGTATATCTTGTGGCTGATTACGTTGAAGTGATTAGCAAACATAACGAGGATAAACA GCATGTATGGGAGTCAAAGGCTGATGGGGCTTTTGCCATTTCTGAAGATGTTTGGAATGAGCCACTTGGACGGGGAACAGAAATTAGGTTGCACCTCAGAGATGAATCTCAGGAATATTTAGATGAGAACAAGTTAAAG GAATTGGTCAAAAGGTATTCTGAATTTATCAACTTCCCGATCCAGCTCTGGGCTAGCAAAGAAGTGGATGAAGAGGTCCCTGTTGAGGATGATGAGTCGAGTGACGAAGAGGAAACAT CTGAAAGTAAATCATCTGAGGGTGAAGGGGAGGAAGACGATGCTGAgaaagaagaggatgagaagaAACCCAAGATGAAGAAAGTAAAGAAAACGACCCATGAGTGGGAACTTTTGAATGATATGAAAGCTGTATGGTTGCGGAATCCCAAAGAAGTTACTGATGAAGAATACCAGAAATTTTATCACTCTCTGGCCAAG GACTTCAGTGATGAAAAGCCTCTAGCATGGAGTCACTTCAATGCAGAAGGTGATGTCGAGTTCAAGGCTGTGTTGTTTGTGCCACCCAAGGCACCTCAGGATTTATACGAGAGTTACTACAACTCCAAGATATCCAACTTGAAATTATATGTAAGACGGGTCTTTATCTCAGATGAATTTGATGATCTTCTACCCAAGTATCTGAACTTCTTGAAG GGTCTTGTTGATTCTGATACTTTACCACTTAATGTATCGAGAGAAATGCTGCAGCAACACAGCAGCTTGAAAACTATTAAGAAAAAACTTATTCGCAAGGCCCTCGATATGATCCGCAAACTTGCTGATGAGGACCCCGATGAGTCTAATGATAAAGAGAAGAAAG ATGTTGAAGAATCGGATGACGACAATGAAAAGAAAGGTCAATACTCTAAATTTTGGAATGAATTTGGCAAGTCAATTAAGCTTGGTATTATCGAGGATGCCACTAACAGAAACCGCTTGGCGAAACTTCTTCGATTTGAGAC AACCAAATCAGATGGTAAATTAACCTCACTGGACCAATACATATCAAGAATGAAATCAGGGCAGAAGGATATCTTTTATATTACTGGAACAAGCAAGGAACAGTTGGAGAAATCCCCATTTCTCGAGagattgacaaagaagaattaTGAG GTTATTTTCTTCACTGATCCTGTAGATGAATATCTGATGCAATATTTAATGGATTACGAGGACAAGAAATTCCAGAATGTGTCAAAAGAAGGTCTGAAAATTGGAAAGGATTCGAAAGATAAAGAACTGAAGGAGTCATTCAAGGATCTGACCAAATGGTGGAAGGGTGCTCTCGTCAGCGAGAACGTGGATGATGTGAAGATAAGCAACCGTTTAGCTGACTCCCCATGTGTTGTAGTGACCTCAAAATATGGTTGGAGCTCAAACATGGAAAGGATCATGCAGTCTCAAACGCTGTCAGATGCAAATAAGCAAGCTTACATGCGTGGAAAGAGGGTGCTCGAAATTAACCCACGACACCCTATTATCAAGGAGCTTCGGGAGAGAGTGGTGAAAGATCCTGAG GATGAAAGCGTTAAGCAGACAGCACAACTTATGTATCAAACAGCCCTTATGGAAAGTGGATTCATACTCAACGATCCAAAGGATTTTGCTGGCCGAATCTACAGTTCAGTGAAAAACAGTCTCAACATCAGCCCTGATGCAATAGTCGAGGAGGAAGATGATGTTGAAGAAACCGAGACTGAATCCATAGGAAAAGAAACAGAATCTCCTTCTCAGACTGAAGAAGAAGAACTGGAATCTGATGTGAAAGATGAATTGTAG